A window of the Gossypium hirsutum isolate 1008001.06 chromosome A03, Gossypium_hirsutum_v2.1, whole genome shotgun sequence genome harbors these coding sequences:
- the LOC107887266 gene encoding (R)-mandelonitrile lyase-like — protein sequence MEAIKFQNTVHHDRILIVFIFLFVDLSLCSPSQTQGELPYMTSDVKEVAGNSFDYIVVGGGTAGCPLAATLSEKFSVLLIERGGSPYGNPWVMEKRYYGFSLIQTDEFSSVAQDFKSGDGVRNCRGRVLGGSSAINGGFYSRASEDFIDQVGWDKELVKDAYTWVESKIVSIPELTPWQTVVEFGLLEAGILPYNGYSLEHIEGTKIGGSIFDVWGIRHTSADLLKAANPKNIVVVLNATVKNIIFEGNGNATETTVKGIRFIKSDGTTDQTYEAYLNQPKNCTSNGDVILSAGALGSPQILLSSGIGHREHFKKFNIPHVLNLKGVGKKMKDNPSIAVFVDTNPQNRLPDPPQVSGIAKDLKFIIEGGIIPTGFNATRMPIAAKIAFPVSEGELKLSSTDPRQNPSVKFNYLADENDLDDCANMVHLLERVAKSESIAFYLGVKPQNNLMTSTDGQRKFCKANVRTYYHYHGGCTVGSVVDNDYKVYGVKGLRVVDGSTFLESPGTNPMATLLMLGRYQGVKILREREHV from the exons ATGGAAGCAATTAAGTTTCAAAACACTGTTCACCATGACAGGATTCTCATAGTATTTATCTTCTTGTTTGTTGACCTGTCTTTATGTTCTCCCTCTCAGACTCAAG GAGAACTTCCTTACATGACCTCTGATGTGAAAGAGGTGGCAGGTAACTCCTTTGATTACATTGTTGTAGGAGGAGGCACTGCTGGGTGCCCTCTGGCAGCAACCCTGTCCGAGAAATTCTCGGTACTATTGATAGAACGAGGTGGATCACCTTATGGCAATCCCTGGGTGATGGAGAAAAGATATTATGGTTTCTCATTGATTCAAACAGATGAATTTTCATCAGTAGCACAAGACTTCAAGTCAGGTGATGGTGTTAGGAACTGTAGAGGACGAGTACTGGGTGGATCTTCAGCTATAAATGGAGGGTTCTATAGTCGAGCTAGTGAGGATTTTATCGACCAGGTTGGCTGGGATAAGGAATTGGTTAAGGATGCTTATACCTGGGTGGAATCTAAAATAGTCTCTATACCTGAATTAACACCATGGCAGACTGTTGTGGAATTTGGCCTTCTTGAAGCTGGGATTTTACCTTATAATGGCTATAGTTTAGAACATATTGAAGGAACAAAGATTGGTGGAagtatatttgatgtatggggcatAAGACATACCTCAGCCGATCTTCTGAAGGCTGCAAATCCCAAAAATATTGTAGTTGTTCTCAATGCAACAGTGAAAAACATCATCTTCGAGGGCAACG GCAATGCAACTGAGACGACAGTGAAGGGCATAAGGTTCATAAAGAGTGATGGCACCACGGATCAAACATATGAAGCCTATCTGAATCAACCCAAGAATTGTACTTCAAATGGCGATGTGATATTGTCAGCCGGGGCATTAGGTAGCCCTCAAATTCTATTGTCAAGTGGCATTGGACACCGTGAACACTTCAAGAAGTTCAACATCCCACATGTGCTAAACTTGAAAGGAGTagggaaaaaaatgaaagataaTCCTAGTATTGCTGTTTTTGTGGACACAAATCCACAAAATCGACTACCAGACCCCCCTCAGGTTTCAGGGATTGCAAAAGACCTCAAGTTCATAATTGAAGGAGGTATTATACCTACAGGCTTCAATGCAACGAGAATGCCAATAGCTGCCAAGATTGCATTCCCTGTATCGGAAGGTGAACTTAAATTAAGCAGTACTGACCCAAGGCAAAACCCTTCAGTGAAATTCAACTATCTAGCAGACGAAAACGACTTGGACGACTGTGCAAATATGGTACATTTGCTTGAACGAGTAGCCAAGTCTGAATCAATTGCATTTTACCTTGGTGTTAAACCTCAAAATAACTTGATGACTAGCACTGATGGGCAAAGGAAATTCTGCAAAGCGAATGTGAGGACCTACTACCATTACCATGGAGGTTGCACGGTTGGATCGGTAGTGGACAATGATTATAAGGTTTATGGAGTTAAAGGGTTGAGAGTTGTGGATGGGTCAACTTTCCTGGAATCACCAGGAACAAATCCAATGGCCACCCTCCTAATGTTAGGGAGATATCAGGGGGTCAAAATCTTGAGAGAAAGGGAACATGTTTGA